The DNA region ACCCGGGGTGATGAACGCCCACAGGTGGTACAGCCACACCGGGCAGGCCATCACCAGACCCGCCGTCAGCGCCACCTTCAGCCTGAGCATGAACTGGTCGAAAGGCCCGGTGGCGAGCAGTCGGCACTGACCGTCGGGGGCGATGGTGGCCCGCGCGGACTCCGGTAGCGCGCAGTAGGGACCACGCAGCCAGTCGCCGAGGCTCGGCATCCCGAACACGCCGTGGGTGTACCAGAGGAATCCGAGGATCGTGGTCAGCACCACCGCGAACGCTGCCATGAGCAGCCGGCCGCGCAGTTCGGTGAGATGTTCGGTCAACGACATCGTGCCGTCGGGATTGGCCTGTGAACGTCGCCGACGGGGGTCGAGTTTCTTGAGTAAGCCAGGTATCTGCACGGAGGTTGCCTAAGTGCTTCTCACAGGCGCAAGGTCAGGTCGCGGGCGTCGTGCCCGCGAACCGAGATGACTGGTCAGGCCGGGCGCTTGTCCGACGACGGCTCGGTGGCCGCCTGTGTGGTGGGCGCGTCGGCCGGGTCGACGACCCGCTCCGAGGAGATCTGCGTCGGCGTCTCCGTCTTGGAGTCGGCCTGCATCTCCTTGATCTCGGACTTGAAGATGCGCATCGATTTACCCAGGGATCGCGCCGCGTCGGGGAGCTTCTTCGCACCGAAGAGCAGCACGAACACTGCGATGACGATGACCCAGTGCCACGGTTGTAGACCACCCAATTTGGTTACCTCCAGACGTCTGCGCCGAGTCTACCCGCCCGAGGACTCGGTACCGACCCGATAGGCCTCGAGCGCAGCGACGGCGGACTTGCGGACGCGCTCGACGAGCTGCTGGGGCTCGCGCACCCGCACCGCCGAGCCGAATCCCAGGATGAAGCGGGCCATCCACTGATCGGAGGCGTAGGTCATCGTCGCTTCGCACGAACCGTCGGGGAACTCCCGCACCACCCGCAGCGGGTAGTAGTCGAACATCCACGCCGCCGACGGTTCGACAAGAAGTGTCGCCGTGGGCAGGCTCGGGTCCGCGGTGTCCGGGTCGAAGAGTGAGGTGTCCGGGCCGGCCTGCACTGCGGGGGGCGGCGGCGCCGACGGCTCGTCGAGCACCCTGGCATCGACGATCCGATCGAGCCGGAACAGTCGAACGCCCTCGGCCGAGCGGCACCACGCCTCGAGATAACTGTGATCGGCGATCAGGACGACACGTATCGGGTCCACCACCCGACTGGACAGCTCGTCGTGCGATGCCGAGTAGTAGTCGATCGCCAGCGCCTGATCGGCGCGCACCGCGGTCCGCACCGCCGCGGCGGCCTCACTCTCGGCCGGTGCGGGTTCGTCGACCGCGCCGCCTTCGACACCGTGACCGACCTGGCCGGCCGCGGATTCGATCTTGGCGATCGCGCTGCGCGCCGCTTCGGGATCCACCATTCCCGGCACGTCCAGCAGCGCACGCAACGCGACCAGCACCCCGGTGGCCTCCGGCGAGGTCAACCGGAGCGGATGGTCCATGCCCGCGGTGAACGTGACCTCGATGGTGTCACCTGAGAACTCGAAGTCGATCAGGTCGCCGGGCCCGTACCCGGGCAGACCGCACATCCACAGCTGGTTGAGGTCGTCGCGGAGTTGGTCGACGCTGACGCCGAGGTCGATCGCCGCCTCGGCGTAGGTGATTCTCGGGTTCGCCTGGAAGTACGGAACCATGTTCAGCAGCCGCACCAGCCGCGTACTGACTGCGGTCATGCGCGATCCGCCTTCGCTACTCGCTCGCCGGTCACGCGCGAGCCTCGCTGCCCACCGCCGCCTGCGCCTGCAACCGCGCCACGACCTCCTCACGCAGCGAGGGCGGCTCCAACGCCACCGCATCGGCTCCGTAGCTGGCGATCTCGCGTGCCGCCCGGTCGAACATGTCGATGTCGAGGGTGATCTCCTCCCCTGCGCGACCGCCCAGGGTGTACGACCCCACCACGGTGGCCCGCCGGCGCAACGCGGTGGCCCGGCCCTCGGCGACCCAGACCTTGGCCTGCCCGGCCGTCGGCCAGTCACCGACGACCCGGTCCACGATCTCGCGCAGGTTCAGTCCGGGCGGCCTGCTCACCGCGCCCGGCTCACCGATCGGCGTCACCTCCGCACCGATCCGCGAGAGCCGGAAGGTGCGAACGGCGCCACGATCACGATCGTGGCCGACCAGGTACCAGCGACCTCTGTCGGTGACCACGCCCCAGGGCTCCACCGTGCGGGTGGCGTACGGCTCGGTGCGCGACGAGCGGTGCGGAAACTGCACCACATGGCCGGAGTCGATGGCGGACAACAGGATTCCGAGGACCTCCTCGGAGCCCCGCAGCCCGGGGAGCGCGGCGGTGGAGGTGATCGTGACGTCGCCATCGGGCGCGTACACGTCGACTCCGGCCGCCCGCAGCTTCAGCAGCGCACCCTGCGTCGCGGTGATGAGTTCCGGCGATTCCCACAGCTGTGTCGCCACCGCCACCGCGGCCGCTTCGTCGGCGGTCAGCTCCACGGCGGGCAGCGCGTAGGCCTCGCGGCTGATGCGGTAGCCCTCGGTCGGGTCGGTCTGCGACACCCGCCCGGTCTCCAGCGGGATGCCGAGATCACGCAGTTCGTTCTTGTCGCGCTCGAACATCCGCGAGAACGCCTCGTCGCTGGCGTCACCGGAGTATCCGTAGACGGTTTCGCGTATCCGGTCGGCGGTGATGAACGCCCGCGTGGACAGCAGCGCGATGACAAGGTTCATCAGCCGTTCGACTTTGGAGATCCCCACGGGATAGAGCTTAGGGTGCGTCGGGCATCCCATCCGACGGCCGATGCCCGTGCGTCTGACAGGATCGCGCGATGAGTAGTCGATGGCAGCAGTCCGACGTGCCCCGCGGGCAGGACTACGACGCCCGCTGGAAACGCCTCGCCGAGTCCGGTGCCGGCGTCCACGGCGAGGCCGACCTCATCGAATCCCTGCTCCGCGAGTCCGGCGGCAACCGGGTACTCGATGCCGGATGCGGGACGGGCAGGGTCGCGATCGAACTGGCCGCCCGCGGTTTCTCGGTGGTCGGGCTCGATCTGGACCCGACGATGCTGGACACCGCCCGCGCCAAGGCACCTGAGCTGACCTGGATCGAGGCCGACCTCGCCGATGCCGGTTCGCACCTGGACGGGACGTTCGACATGGTGGCGCTGCCGGGCAACGTGATGATCTTCGTCGAACGGGGAACCGAAGGTCGGGTGGTCGACGAGCTCGCGGCCCTGCTGGCGCCCGACGGGCTCCTGGTCGCAGGTTTCCAGCTGCGTACCGGCCGGCTGACGGTGGATCGCTACGACGAACTGACCGCGGCCGCGGGCCTGACGCTGGTGGACCGTTGGGCCACCTGGGACCGCGAGCCGTTCACCGGTGGCGACTACGCGGTGTCGGTGCACCGCGCGGGCACCACCGGCTGATCACATGCTGGCGATGAGCCGCTTCACCCGTTCGTCGACCGACCGGAACGGGTCCTTGCACAACACGGTCCGCTGCGCCTGATCGTTGAGCTTGAGGTGCACCCAGTCGACGGTGAAGTCGCGGCCGGCTTCCTGCGCGGCGCTGATGAACTCGCCGCGCAGCTTGGCCCTGGTGGTCTGCGGCGGTGTGTTCACCGCAGCGTCGATCTCCTCGTCGGTGGTGATCCGCGCCGCCAGGCCCTTGCGCTGCAGCAGGTCGAACACGCCGCGACCACGCTTGATGTCGTGGTAGGCCAAGTCGAGCTGGCTGATCTTCGGGTCGGACAGCTCCATGTTGTAGCGGTCCTGATAACGCTGGAACAGCTTGCGCTTGATCACCCAGTCGATCTCGGTGTCGACCTTGGCGAAGTCCTGGCTCTCCACCGCGTCGAGTTGCCGACCCCACAGCTCGACGACCTGGGAGATCTGCGCGTTCGCCTCCCGGGTCTGCAGGTAGTCGACCGCGCGGGAGTAGTACTCACGCTGGATGTCCAGCGCGCTGGCCTGCCGGCCCCCGGCCAACCGCACCGGACGCCGTCCTGTCAGATCGTGGCTGACCTCGCGGATCGCGCGGATCGGGTTGTCCAGCGAGAAGTCACGGAACGCGACGCCGGCCTCGATCATCTCCAGCACCAGAGACGCCGACCCCACCTTGAGCATCGTGGTGGACTCGCTCATGTTGGAGTCGCCGACGATGACGTGCAGGCGCCGGTACTTCTCGGCGTCGGCGTGCGGCTCGTCGCGGGTGTTGATGATCGGCCGCGAGCGGGTGGTCGCGCTCGACACGCCCTCCCAGATGTGCTCGGCCCGCTGGGACAGGCAGAACGTCGCCGCCTTCGGGGTCTGCAGCACCTTTCCCGCGCCGCAGATGAGCTGGCGGGTGACCAGGAATGGGAGCAGCACATCGGAGATACGCGAGAACTCCCCGGCGCGCACGATCAGATAGTTCTCGTGGCAGCCGTACGAGTTGCCCGCAGAGTCGGTGTTGTTCTTGAACAGGTAGATGTCACCGCCGATACCTTCGTCGGCGAGGCGCTGCTCGGCGTCGATCAACAGGTCTTCGAGCACCCGTTCGCCCGCGCGGTCGTGGGTCACCAACTGGATGAGGCTGTCACATTCGGCGGTCGCGTACTCGGGGTGGCTGCCCACGTCGAGGTACAGACGCGCACCGTTACGGAGGAAGACGTTGCTGCTACGGCCCCAGGACACGACCCGCCGGAACAGATAGCGGGCGACTTCGTCGGGACTGAGCCGGCGGTGGCCATGGAACGTGCAGGTCACGCCGAATTCGGTCTCGATCCCCATGATTCGTCGCTGCACCTCATCGAGACTACTTGCTGCTCGGCGCGACGGTGGCCTGACCACGCCCAGCGCGCCGCGGTGCCTGTGGATAACCACAGCAGGCGTCAGGCCGAATCTGCCAGCATGAGCCATGGGGGAAAGCACACACATCGACCTCGACCGATTGCGGCACCTGGCGGGCCGCATCTCCGCCGCCGCCGATGAGGTCGCCGAAATCCGCGGCGCGCGCTGGGACCTCGACGGGCTGCCCGGATCGTCGGTGCGCACGAGTGTCGAAGCCGCCCCGATCGCCGGCGAGATCGATGGCGTCGCGGAGAACCTTCACCAATGGGCCACCGCCGCACGGGCATCGGCTGACGCGTTCGAACGCGCCGACGCCGCCAACGGTGATCGGTTTCCGCTCAGGTGACCCGGCCCACCGTCTCGCAGGCCGAGGCGTGGCGACCTGAAGCCCTACTTCGGCTCGCCGATGCCTGGGACAGCGTCGCCCGCCGACTGTCCGACCATGTCGACGGTGTCACTGCTGCCATCGAGGGCAGCCGCGAGTTCTGGACCGGGGCCGCCGGTGACGCCGCGCGCCGGCACGCCCAGCACATCGCCGCCGGTTCGACCGCGGCGGCGCGCCGCCTGGTGACCGCGGCGGTGGCCGCCCGCGACGGCGCCGACCAACTGGCGGCGGCGCGCTCCGAGGTGCTGGGCTGGACCGGCGAAGCCCGCGCCGACGGCTACTCCGTCGCCGACGACGGGACGGTCACGGTCGGCTCGGATCCGTCGACGCTGCTCGTGCACCTCGCCGGCGGGAGCGAGGCGGTGGCCGACGAGTTGATGCAAGCCCGTGCCGCGGAACTGAGCGCGCGGCTCACCGGGGCGCTCGACCGGCTGAGCACGGCCGATGCCGACGCCGCGAGCGACATCGCCGACGCATTCGGCGGGCACCGCGCGACGCCGCCCGCAGCGACGGTTCCCGCCGGAGCGTGGCCGGTGCAGGCCGCCGAAGTGGTCGACGGTTGGCCCTCGATGAGCCAGGACCGGATCGCCGCACAGATCGCCGCGATGACGCCGGTGCAGCGCGCGCACCTGACCACCGCGTTCCCCCGGCAGGTAGGCAATACCGACGGCGTTCCCTGGGCCATGAGGGTCGCCGCCAACCGGATCAACATCGCCGAGGCGATCGTCGCCGAGTCCGGACACGACGCGGCGTCCCAGCGCCGGATCATGGTCTACCGCAGCCTGCTCGGTGAGATCGACGACCCGGCCGGGGCCGGTGGCCGGATCCGGCGTCAGATCCTCGCGTTCGACCCGCACCGCGCGTCGCTGGTCGAACTCAACGGTGATCTTGCGGCGGCACACAGCGTTGCAGTGCTGGTTCCCGGAGTGAACACCACGATCGAGGCATCGGCGGCCAACACCGCCACCGCCCGCAGATTCGTCTCAGGCACCGGAGGCGAGGTCGCCGTGATCACCTATCTCGGTGGACCTTTCCCGCAGGTTCGTGATCCCGCAGGCGTACTTCTCAACGCCGCCGATCCGCGCTATGCCCTCGACATGGCGCCCCGACTGGTGGCGTTCACCGAGGACGTCGAACGTGTGGTGCCCGACGGCGTCCCCGTGACGGTGATCGGGCATTCCTACGGCGGCTCGATCGTGGGGACTGCCGAGTCGCTCGGCCTGACGTCGGACCGCACGCTGTTCCTGGCTGCTGCGGGCGCCGGCGTCGGCGTCGACGACCCCGACGACTGGCACAACCGAAATCCTCACGTGCTGAGGTTCTCGATGACCCCACCCGGGGATTTCATCGAGCTCGTGCAGGGCATCCCCGGCGGTCCGCACGGAGCGGATCCGGACCGCGTCGACAGTGTGATCCCTTTGCGCACTGGACATTACGACGATGGGCGGCCGGTGTCGGGCTGGGAAGCACACACCGGCATGCTCAACCGCCCGTCCGATTCGTGGCGCACGATCCTGGCGGTCATCACCGGGGATTCACAGACCCTGCGCCGCGCAACGGCCGGCGCGCCACGTTGAGGCAAGGAGCGGCCGTTGGCGGTGCGCTCAGTCGCGAGCGATCCAGCCCAGTCGCCGGCTGATCGCGTCCGCAGCGGCGATGGTCAGCTTCGCGACCTCTTCGAACCGCTCCACTCCCAGGCGGTAGGAGGGCCCCGAAACACTCAGCGCCGCAATCACTTGGGAGTGGGCGTCGTAGACCGGCGCGGCGACCGCGTTCAGCCCGACCTCGAGTTCTTCGGTCACACTCGCCCACCCGCGTTCGCGTACCGCGGTCAAGTCCCGCTCGAGGTCGTCGGGACTGGAAACCGTGCCGTCGGTGAACGATTCCAGCGCAGACCCCAGCCGGTTGCGCACCTCGGCGGGGTCCAATCCGGACAGCAACACCTTGCCGCTGGAGGTCGCATACGCCGGGCAGCTCTGACCGACCCAGGTGCGCAGCGTGATCTCCGACGGGCCGATGGCCTCGACGACGTTGACGATGCGATCGGCGTCGAGCACCGCCAGGTTGGCAGTCTCCCCCACCTCGACACTGAGCTCGTCGCAGATGTCCTGACTGACCTTGACCATGTCCAGCTGGGCGCTTGCGGCACGTGCGAGCCGGGTGACGGCGAATCCCAGCTGGTACTTACCCCGCTCGGAGACCTGATCGACGAACCCGCGGGCCTCCAACGCCGCGATCAGCCGTGACACCGTCGATTTGTGCACACCGAGCCGGTCGGCGATCTCGGTGACCCCCGCCTGGCTCATCTCGGCCAGGATCTCCAGGACCTGAAGCGCTCGGTCGACGGACTGTACGGCGGGTGAGGTATCGCGGCTGACCATTGCCCACGACCCTATACGCCGTGAATCCCGACATTGCCGACCCGGCGCCGCACCGCCGCGATCTCGCGCAGGCCGTCGCCGAGCAGGCTGCGGTTGAGCGGCGACAGCTCCGACATGGTGATGACGTCGCCCGGCGGGTGTCCCGCGGCGACCTGTTCGACCTGGTGGGCCAACCGCAACCGCTGCAGCATGGCGAACACATCACCCAGCGTGCGCGCGTCGCGCTCGCTGAAGGCGCCGGCCTGCGCGCCGGCCTCCAGCCGGGTCGGCGTGCTCGCCGAGGTCAGTCCGGCGGTCAGCCCGCCCCAGCGGGCGAGGTTCACGATCGGTGTCAGCGCGTGGCTCTTCAGGTCGAAGGTGCCGCCGCGCCGCGACAGCACATCGCGCAGCGACCTCGTCCTCACCCTGCCCGACAACGCGTTGAGGAGCTGCAGCCGCAACGCATTCGGATGTTCTTCGCGGACCCGCTGATACGCGGCCGCCACGCTGTGCAGGCGCGGGTCACCCCAGACGACCCTTCCGTCGAGGAGCAGGGACGAGAAGATCAGCCCGCGATCGCGCAGCGGGTCCTGTAACCATCCCTGCGCGGCATGCCGCCAGTCCGCTTCCGACCGGGAGAACCGCGCCGTGGCGGCGATCGCGCCGTTGCGATCCGACGGCAGTCCGCAGCCGTCGAGCAGGGTGTGCACCTCGGCGGCCACAGCACGCAGCCGCGGGGCCTGATCGGCGTGGTCGTCACGCCAGGACAGCGCGCTGTCGACGTCGGAGGACGGCATCGCCTCGCGACGCGCCACGCTGCCGAGCGTCAGCCAGGCGAAGCCGTCCAGCCCTGCGTTGACCGGCTGTGCCAGAACAAGTTCCAGTGCCCGCCGCACCAGGCTGTCGATGACGACAGACAGGATCGCGCTCGTCGCAGTGGCCTTGGTGCCGTTGCGGAACAGGTCGACGGCGATACCGGTGACACGTCGGCCCACCTGCTGCAGTGCGGCTGGGTCGTCGGCCTGCGCGATCGAGCGGCGGAGCATGAAGCTCTGCCGCGCCGACGCGGCCAGCAGGTCGGCGTCCTCGAGAACACCGAGCACCTCTCCGCGCGGGGTCAGCACCGGCATGTGCCGCAGACCGCACTCCAGCATCTCCATCAGGACGCTGTCCGCTGTCAGGTCGGCGGTCACCGTTCGGGCGGGCGCGCTCATCACCTCGGCGATGGGCACCTCCACCGACAGACCCGCGGCCACCACCCGGGTGCGGAGGTCACGATCGGTGAAGATGCCGAGGCGGCCGTCGGGCAATCGGATCAGCGCATACGACACGTGACGCGCGGTCATCTCGATGACGACATCACGCACCGAATTCGACGGCTCGGCCATCAGCACCTCGCCGTGGACGAGTTCGGCGACGGGCCGGCTATCGATGGTCGGCGCGATCGTGGGGCGCTCCGCGGTTGCGCCGCTCCAGCCCGACGACGCCAGGAACGCCAGACCGGCGGGCTTGGCGAACTGTGCTCGCACCAGCGCGCCGGGAAGCCGGATCAACGTGCTCGGTGCGCTCGTGCGCGCCTCGAAGTCCATTCCCGCCCCGGTCAGCAGCGGCAGGTAGCCGAAGATCCCGCCGGGGCCGACGGTGTCGATCAGCGAACCGTCCCCGCTGGCGCGCAACGCCACCGCCCCGTCGCGGACCATCCAGATCTCGTCGGGTACCCGCGTCGCGTAATCCGCGACGACGGCGTCGGCCGGAAACCCTTCTACCGAGGCCCCGTCGGCGAGGTCGGCGAGCTCTGACTCCGTCGATCCCTGGAACGGCGTGTGCCCGGCCAGGAACGCCGGCAGATCGGAACGGTCAGGACGTTCTGATGAGGTCGGCACACTTCTCCGCCATCGTCATCACCGTGATGTTGGGGTTGACCGATGGGAGCTTCGGCATGGCCGAGGCGTCCACCACGCGCAGACCCGAGACGCCCTTGACCCGAAGCTGCGGATCGAGCACCGCCATCGGATCGTTCACCGCACCCATTCGCGCGGTCGCCGCAGGGTGATAAACGGTGTTGTGGCATTTGTGGATGTAGTCGAGCAGCTCGTCATCGGAGGTCGCCTCCGGACCCGGTGCCAGCTCTGCGCCCACCCAGGCGGCAAGCGGCGGCTGCTCGGCGATGCGTCGGGCCAGCTTCACCCCGGCGAGCATGATCCGCTCGTCGTAGCCGTCGGGGTCGGTGAAGTACCGCGGATCAACCCGCGCGCGGTCGCGGAAGTCGCGGGACCGCAACCGCACCGTGCCGCGTGATCGGCCCTGAGTGACGTTGGGCGTCAGACAGAATCCGTTGTCCGTCGTGGGGTACCCACGACGCAGGGTGTTCATGTCGAAGGGCACGCTGCCGTAGTGCATCATCAGGTCCGGCTGGGTGAGTCCCTCGTCCACTGTGGTGAACAGCCCGATCTCCCACCACTGGGTCGACTCGGTCACCATCGGCCTGGCGGCCTCCCAGAACACCAGGCCCTCCACGTGGTCGTCGAGGTTCGCCCCCACTCCAGGTGAATCGACACGCACCGGGATGCCGATCTCGCGCAGATGTGCGGTGGGGCCGATGCCGGAGAGCATCAACAGCTTCGGCGTGTCGACGGCACCGGCGGTGAGGATCACCTCGCGGCGGGCGACCACGGTGTCGTACCCGGTCAGGTCCGGCCGCTGGTAGCGAATCCCACCGGCCCGCAGGGACTCGTCGAAGAGAATCTCCGAAACCCAGCACCCTGTGCGGATCTCCAGATTCCTGCGGGTGCCGAGGATCGGATGGAGGAAAGCGTGCGACGACGACATCCGAGTAAGTCGGGCGCCCTCCAGCGCGGCGTTGATCTGGAACCACCCGGCGCCGTTGCGCACCGTCTCACCCCGGTTGAACTTCACGGTGGGCAGGCCCACCATCGCTGCGGCCTCCAACACCGCTGCGCCGCAGGGGTCTGCGGGCGGGACATCCTGCAGCAGCACGGTCTGGGTGAGCCGCTCGACCAGCGGCAGTATCTCCGCTGCACCCCAGCCCGACGCGCCCATCTGCACCCAGTCGTCCAGACATTCGGCGGGAGGGTGGAACGCGATGCACGAGTTGTGCGACGAACACCCGCCGAGCACCTTGGCTCTGGCGTGGCGCATGAACGAGTTTCCACGTTCCTGGGGTTCGACGGGATAGTCCCAGTCGTAACCGGAGTCGAGCAGGTGCATCCACTCGGACAGCGCGAGGATGGCGTCGTCGCCGACGTCGGACGGCCCGGCCTCGACCAGGCACACCGTGACATCGGGGTCCTCGGACAACCGTGCGGCCAGCACGCAGCCCGCGGTGCCGCCGCCCGCGATCACGTAGTCGAAGGTCCCGGCGTCAGCCATCCGTGCGAACTCCCGGAACGGACTCCGCCGCGTGCGACTTCAACGTACCGATGTGGTTGCGGCCCTTGACGAAATACCACAGCAGGCCGGCACCCAGGATGATGCCGATGTAGATGAACGCCCCCCACTCGTAGTACCAGCCCTCGCCGTAGACCGCGGCGCGGGGCCACGCGAGGTTGGTGGCCATCGCGATGCCCCAGACGACGGCCACGATGTTGACCGGCATCCCCCACTTGCCCATCGTGAAGTAGCCGCCCTCTTTGAGATCCGGCGGCGGCCACTGCCCCTGCAAGCGCTTCTTGAGCAGCGGTCCGGTCACCATCAGGTAAGCGAGGTAGATCATGATGATGGCGATCGACGTCAGCACCGTGAAGATCTTGGGCTGACCGATGTTGATGACCAGGATGACGATCGCGATGATGCCGATCGTGACCGCCGGGACGATCGGCGTCTGGGTCCTGGGATTGACGGTGGCCAGTTTCTCGCCGAACGGCAGCGCGTTGTCCCGGGCCATCGCGAAGGTCAGCCGGATCGCCGCGGTGTGCACCGCCAGGCAGCACACGGTCACCGCGATCACGATGCAGACCAGGAAGACGGTTCCCAAAGGACCCCACATCACCTGCTCGACGATGTACTGCAGGCCACCGCTGCTCTCCCCGATCTGAGGATCCTGCAGGTTGGGTGCGGCCATCACCGCGAACACCAGGATCGCGCCGCCGATCACGAAGGATGCCAGGATCGCCCGCGCGATCGCCTTGGGCGCGGTGCGCCGGGGCTCCACCGTCTCCTCACCCAGCGAGCTCGCCGTGTCGAACCCGTACATCACGTAGCCGGACGCCAGCGACGCGATCAGGAACGCGCCGAGGAATCCCATGCTCTCGTCGGTGCCGTAACCGTTGGTGGAGAAGAAGATATCGGGCCCGCGGTTGATGTTGATGGCGAGCAGGAAGGCGATGAGAACCGCGGCGATCAGCTCGATGAACACCCCGGAGCTGTTGATCCTCGCCATCAGACGCACCCCCAGTGCGTTGACGAGCGTGGTGAATGCGATGAGCACGCTGCCGAGCAGCACCGCGTTGGCGGCGTAGTCGTAGTCACCGCTGCCGTCGCCGATGATCTGGAATCCGCTCCACACTCGCGGCAGGTTGAGCTGATAGGCCAGCGCCACCGCGGAGATGGTCACGATCGACGCGGTCAGCATGAGCCATCCCGATGTCCAGCCGACCAGTCGGCTGGCGAGCTTCTTGCTCCAGTTGTAGACCGAGCCGGCGACGGGGTATTTGGCGGCCAACTCCATGAAGCACAACGCCACGGCCATCTGGCCGACGAACACGAGCGGCCACGACCACAGGTAGGCGGGCCCGGCGGTGCCGAAGCCGAAATAGAAGAGCTGGAACGTGCCGGTCAGGATCGAGATGTAGCTGACCCCGGCCGCGAAGCTGGCGAACTTGCCGATGCTGCGATCCAGCGACTCCTTGTATCCGAAGTCCTCCATGCCACTGTCGGCGTGCGGCTCCTTGACAACCATGTGCGGTCCTTTCCGAACCCGTCAGTGCTTGAACCAGCCCGCGACGGTGGGAGTGGTGTTGTGCCAGATGTGCTTGAGCTCTTGGTATTCCGCAAGACCTGTCGGGCCGAGTTCGCGGCCGTTGCCCGACTTGCCGAACCCGCCCCATTCCGCGGCGGCGGTGTAGTACCCGAAATCGTTGAGCCACACCGTGCCGTGCCGCAGCGCACGCGCCACCCGTTCGCCTCGCGCGGCGTCCGATGTCCGCACCCCGGCGGCGAGACCGTACTCGGTGTCGTTGCCCAGTGCGATCGCCTCGGCTTCGGTGGTGAACCGTTCGACCGTGAGGATCGGACCGAACGTCTCCTCCTGCACGATCCGCATCGACCGATGACACTTGTCGAAGATCGTCGGAAGGTAGAAGCTGCCGTTCGCCAACGCCGGATCCGACGGCCGTGCGCCACCGGTGATCAGCTCGGCTCCCTCCGAAATCCCCAACTGCACATAGGCTTCCACCTTGGATCGGTGCTGCTCGGAGACCAGCGGGCCGGTTTCGCTGGTGGGGTCGCAGCCGTCGCCCATCGTGATGCCGGCGGCGCGGGCCGCCACCGCGGCGACGAATTCGTCGGCGATCGAGTCTTCGACGATCAGCCGGGTGCCTGCCGAGCACACCTGCCCCGAGTGCAGGAACACCCCCGTCAGGACGTGGTCGACGCCGGCATCAAAACCGTTCGGATCGTCGGTGATGTCGGCGAACACGATGTGCGGGTTCTTGCCGCCGAGTTCCACCGCCACCTTGGTGACGTTC from Mycobacterium sp. DL includes:
- a CDS encoding alpha/beta hydrolase yields the protein MTRPTVSQAEAWRPEALLRLADAWDSVARRLSDHVDGVTAAIEGSREFWTGAAGDAARRHAQHIAAGSTAAARRLVTAAVAARDGADQLAAARSEVLGWTGEARADGYSVADDGTVTVGSDPSTLLVHLAGGSEAVADELMQARAAELSARLTGALDRLSTADADAASDIADAFGGHRATPPAATVPAGAWPVQAAEVVDGWPSMSQDRIAAQIAAMTPVQRAHLTTAFPRQVGNTDGVPWAMRVAANRINIAEAIVAESGHDAASQRRIMVYRSLLGEIDDPAGAGGRIRRQILAFDPHRASLVELNGDLAAAHSVAVLVPGVNTTIEASAANTATARRFVSGTGGEVAVITYLGGPFPQVRDPAGVLLNAADPRYALDMAPRLVAFTEDVERVVPDGVPVTVIGHSYGGSIVGTAESLGLTSDRTLFLAAAGAGVGVDDPDDWHNRNPHVLRFSMTPPGDFIELVQGIPGGPHGADPDRVDSVIPLRTGHYDDGRPVSGWEAHTGMLNRPSDSWRTILAVITGDSQTLRRATAGAPR
- the tatA gene encoding Sec-independent protein translocase subunit TatA yields the protein MGGLQPWHWVIVIAVFVLLFGAKKLPDAARSLGKSMRIFKSEIKEMQADSKTETPTQISSERVVDPADAPTTQAATEPSSDKRPA
- a CDS encoding YafY family protein — protein: MGISKVERLMNLVIALLSTRAFITADRIRETVYGYSGDASDEAFSRMFERDKNELRDLGIPLETGRVSQTDPTEGYRISREAYALPAVELTADEAAAVAVATQLWESPELITATQGALLKLRAAGVDVYAPDGDVTITSTAALPGLRGSEEVLGILLSAIDSGHVVQFPHRSSRTEPYATRTVEPWGVVTDRGRWYLVGHDRDRGAVRTFRLSRIGAEVTPIGEPGAVSRPPGLNLREIVDRVVGDWPTAGQAKVWVAEGRATALRRRATVVGSYTLGGRAGEEITLDIDMFDRAAREIASYGADAVALEPPSLREEVVARLQAQAAVGSEARA
- a CDS encoding IclR family transcriptional regulator, yielding MVSRDTSPAVQSVDRALQVLEILAEMSQAGVTEIADRLGVHKSTVSRLIAALEARGFVDQVSERGKYQLGFAVTRLARAASAQLDMVKVSQDICDELSVEVGETANLAVLDADRIVNVVEAIGPSEITLRTWVGQSCPAYATSSGKVLLSGLDPAEVRNRLGSALESFTDGTVSSPDDLERDLTAVRERGWASVTEELEVGLNAVAAPVYDAHSQVIAALSVSGPSYRLGVERFEEVAKLTIAAADAISRRLGWIARD
- a CDS encoding YafY family protein — translated: MTAVSTRLVRLLNMVPYFQANPRITYAEAAIDLGVSVDQLRDDLNQLWMCGLPGYGPGDLIDFEFSGDTIEVTFTAGMDHPLRLTSPEATGVLVALRALLDVPGMVDPEAARSAIAKIESAAGQVGHGVEGGAVDEPAPAESEAAAAVRTAVRADQALAIDYYSASHDELSSRVVDPIRVVLIADHSYLEAWCRSAEGVRLFRLDRIVDARVLDEPSAPPPPAVQAGPDTSLFDPDTADPSLPTATLLVEPSAAWMFDYYPLRVVREFPDGSCEATMTYASDQWMARFILGFGSAVRVREPQQLVERVRKSAVAALEAYRVGTESSGG
- the pafA gene encoding Pup--protein ligase, yielding MQRRIMGIETEFGVTCTFHGHRRLSPDEVARYLFRRVVSWGRSSNVFLRNGARLYLDVGSHPEYATAECDSLIQLVTHDRAGERVLEDLLIDAEQRLADEGIGGDIYLFKNNTDSAGNSYGCHENYLIVRAGEFSRISDVLLPFLVTRQLICGAGKVLQTPKAATFCLSQRAEHIWEGVSSATTRSRPIINTRDEPHADAEKYRRLHVIVGDSNMSESTTMLKVGSASLVLEMIEAGVAFRDFSLDNPIRAIREVSHDLTGRRPVRLAGGRQASALDIQREYYSRAVDYLQTREANAQISQVVELWGRQLDAVESQDFAKVDTEIDWVIKRKLFQRYQDRYNMELSDPKISQLDLAYHDIKRGRGVFDLLQRKGLAARITTDEEIDAAVNTPPQTTRAKLRGEFISAAQEAGRDFTVDWVHLKLNDQAQRTVLCKDPFRSVDERVKRLIASM
- a CDS encoding class I SAM-dependent methyltransferase, translating into MSSRWQQSDVPRGQDYDARWKRLAESGAGVHGEADLIESLLRESGGNRVLDAGCGTGRVAIELAARGFSVVGLDLDPTMLDTARAKAPELTWIEADLADAGSHLDGTFDMVALPGNVMIFVERGTEGRVVDELAALLAPDGLLVAGFQLRTGRLTVDRYDELTAAAGLTLVDRWATWDREPFTGGDYAVSVHRAGTTG